The following proteins are co-located in the Silene latifolia isolate original U9 population chromosome 1, ASM4854445v1, whole genome shotgun sequence genome:
- the LOC141598786 gene encoding putative kinase-like protein TMKL1, translating into MFLSPKQLSAMVFHKPITFTLLLLLSFSSSSFSKSPLTKSPSPSSSSSRTPPPTPATDIELLLYKIKPTLQGNTQSFLLSSWNTSIPLCQWHGLKWVFSNGTFLNCETLSSPHWSDTSLSTNPSLHLNSLQLPSANLSGSIPREIGDFSALQTLYLSLNSLSNQLPLELGYSTSLIDIDLGHNLFTGSLPASLWNLCDRLVAVSLHGNSFSGSLPDPALPNTTCDDLKVLDLGDNKFTGLFPDFVSSFKGLQVLDLSHNVFTGVIPDDIAQLKLNKLNLSYNNFTGLIPDFGEGNNKFGVEAFVGNNPGLCGPPLQSCSFGGGSNMTPGAIAGLVIGLMTGSVVVVSLLIGYLQNKRKNRRENEDELEECDEDDNAMIENGESKLIVFQGGEHLTLDDVLNATGQVIEKTSYGTSYKAKLADGGTIALRLLREGCCKDRSACLPVVKQLGRLRHENLDPLRAFYQGKRGEKLLIYDYVPTRTLYELLHETKLGKPVLNWTRRHKIALGIARGLAYLHTSLESTITHGNVKSKNVLVDDFFVARLTEIGVDRLVIPEVADEMLSQLKADGYRAPELQRMNKCNPRTDVYAFGIMLLEILIGKKADKNSRSGDFLDLPSMVKTAVLEETTMEVFDVEVLKGIRSPMEDGLVHALKLAMGCCAPVASARPTMDEVVKQLEENRPRNRSALYSPTETRSGTGTPF; encoded by the exons ATGTTTCTCTCTCCAAAACAACTTTCTGCAATGGTGTTCCATAAACCCATCACCtttactcttcttcttctcttatctttttcatcttcatctttttcaaaatctccattaacAAAATCCCCAtctccatcttcttcttcttcaagaacaccaccaccaacaccagctACAGATATTGAGCTCCTCCTCTACAAAATCAAACCAACATTACAAGGAAACACACAAAGTTTCCTCCTTTCTTCATGGAACACAAGCATCCCTCTCTGTCAATGGCATGGTCTTAAATGGGTCTTCTCTAATGGCACTTTCCTCAACTGTGAAACCCTTTCTTCACCACACTGGTCTGACACTTCTCTTTCAACAAACCCTTCTCTTCATCTCAATTCTCTTCAACTTCCGTCTGCTAATCTCTCTGGTTCTATTCCTCGAGAAATCGGCGATTTTTCTGCGCTTCAGACTCTTTATTTAAGCCTGAACTCTTTATCTAATCAGCTTCCTTTAGAGCTTGGTTACAGTACTTCTCTTATTGACATTGATTTGGGTCATAATTTATTTACTGGTTCTCTCCCTGCTTCATTGTGGAACCTTTGTGATCGTCTTGTCGCGGTTAGTCTTCATGGTAACTCTTTCTCTGGTTCTCTCCCTGACCCTGCTTTGCCTAATACTACTTGTGATGATTTGAAAGTTCTTGACTTAGGTGATAATAAGTTTACTGGTTTATTTCCTGATTTCGTTTCGAGTTTTAAGGGTTTGCAGGTTCTTGACCTTAGTCATAATGTATTTACTGGGGTGATTCCTGATGATATTGCGCAATTAAAACTCAATAAACTTAACCTGTCTTATAATAATTTTACTGGGTTGATTCCTGATTTTGGGGAGGGTAATAATAAGTTTGGGGTTGAGGCTTTTGTAGGGAATAATCCTGGGTTATGTGGGCCCCCTTTACAAAGTTGTAGTTTTGGTGGTGGGTCTAATATGACCCCAGGCGCGATTGCTGGCCTtgtgattgggttgatgaccgGGTCTGTCGTTGTTGTGTCGTTGTTAATTGGGTATTTGCAAAATAAGAGGAAGAATAGGAGGGAAAATGAGGATGAattggaagaatgtgatgaggatGATAATGCTATGATTGAGAATGGTGAATCGAAACTAATTGTGTTCCAAGGCGGCGAGCATTTGACCTTAGACGATGTTTTGAATGCTACGGGACAAGTTATTGAGAAGACGAGCTATGGAACGTCTTATAAGGCAAAGCTTGCAGACGGAGGGACAATTGCGTTGAGGTTATTGAGGGAAGGTTGTTGTAAGGATAGGAGTGCTTGTTTGCCTGTGGTCAAGCAGTTGGGACGTCTTCGACATGAGAATTTGGATCCTTTGAGAGCTTTCTATCAGGGAAAGAGAGGAGAGAAGCTGCTTATTTATGATTATGTTCCTACCAGAACTCTTTATGAGCTCTTGCACG AAACTAAGCTAGGAAAACCTGTGCTGAACTGGACGCGGCGCCACAAAATTGCACTTGGTATCGCAAGAGGACTAGCATATCTCCATACAAGCCTAGAGTCTACAATAACTCATGGAAATGTGAAATCCAAGAATGTACTTGTCGATGATTTCTTTGTGGCTAGACTTACTGAAATCGGAGTAGACAGGCTGGTCATCCCTGAAGTAGCTGATGAGATGTTATCTCAACTCAAGGCAGACGGGTATAGGGCTCCAGAACTTCAAAGGATGAATAAGTGTAATCCAAGGACCGATGTTTATGCATTTGGTATAATGTTGCTTGAGATTTTGATAGGGAAAAAGGCTGACAAGAATTCTCGAAGTGGGGATTTCTTGGATTTGCCGTCAATGGTAAAAACAGCCGTTCTTGAGGAGACGACAATGGAGGTTTTTGACGTTGAAGTTCTCAAAGGGATAAGAAGTCCCATGGAAGATGGACTAGTTCACGCATTGAAGCTCGCAATGGGCTGCTGTGCACCTGTGGCTTCTGCTAGGCCTACAATGGATGAAGTGGTGAAACAATTGGAGGAGAACAGACCGAGGAACAGGTCCGCTTTATACAGCCCAACTGAAACTAGAAGTGGAACAGGTACTCctttttaa
- the LOC141598796 gene encoding putative pectate lyase 8, with translation MAEIFSKCCTVFTFLFLVLLLGYYVDGRVNITDRIEEQSKNLYNSSMAVQRIKEVEVRNEEAVAEQPEEIVAMVQKSISNSTARRNLGYFSCGTGNPIDDCWRCDPNWHKNRKRLADCAIGFGRNAVGGRDGKFYVVTDPSDHDAVNPKPGTLRHAVIQKEPLWIVFKRDMVITLKQELIMNSFKTIDGRGYNVHIANGACITIQYITNVIIHGLNIHDCKPTGNAMVRSSPTHYGWRTIADGDGISIFGASHIWIDHNSLANCADGLIDAIMASTAITISNNYFTHHNEVMLLGHSDSYTPDKIMQVTIAYNHFGEGLIQRMPRCRHGYFHVVNNDYTHWEMYAIGGSAEPTINSQGNRYLAPANTHAKEVTKRVDNNEGRWKHWNWRSSGDLLLNGAYFTASGSEAGASYARASSLAAKPSNLVATLTSGAGVLNCRRGRQC, from the exons ATGGCGGAAATTTTCTCAAAATGTTGTACCGTATTCACATTCTTATTCTTGGTGCTTCTTCTCGGCTACTACGTTGATGGCAGAGTAAACATAACTGACAG GATTGAAGAGCAGTCGAAGAACTTGTACAACTCATCCATGGCAGTACAGAG GATTAAGGAGGTTGAAGTGAGAAATGAAGAAGCGGTGGCCGAACAACCGGAGGAGATTGTTGCCATGGTCCAAAA GAGCATTAGTAACAGCACAGCAAGAAGAAACCTCGGCTATTTTTCGTGTGGAACAGGAAACCCAATTGATGATTGTTGGAGATGTGATCCTAACTGGCATAAGAACCGCAAGCGCCTTGCTGACTGTGCCATTGGGTTCGGTCGCAATGCTGTGGGTGGCCGGGACGGTAAATTCTATGTGGTTACTGACCCAAGTGACCATGATGCAGTCAACCCGAAGCCTGGGACCCTCCGTCATGCAGTCATCCAGAAAGAGCCGCTTTGGATTGTTTTCAAGAGAGACATGGTGATCACCCTGAAGCAAGAGCTCATTATGAACAGCTTCAAAACTATCGATGGCCGAGGATATAATGTTCACATTGCTAATGGGGCTTGCATTACAATCCAATACATTACTAATGTCATCATCCATGGTCTCAATATACATGACTGCAAGCCAACAGGTAATGCTATGGTCAGAAGCTCGCCGACTCATTATGGATGGAGAACTATTGCTGATGGTGACGGGATTTCCATCTTCGGTGCCAGTCATATATGGATTGACCATAATTCGCTGGCGAACTGTGCTGATGGTCTCATTGATGCTATTATGGCCTCCACAGCCATTACTATTTCGAACAATTACTTCACTCACCACAATGAG GTTATGTTACTCGGTCACAGTGACTCATACACACCGGATAAGATAATGCAGGTTACTATTGCCTACAACCACTTCGGTGAAGGACTTATTCAGAGAATGCCAAG GTGTAGGCATGGGTACTTCCATGTCGTAAATAATGACTACACTCACTGGGAAATGTACGCGATTGGAGGCAGCGCAGAACCCACCATCAACAGTCAAGGAAACAGATACCTTGCCCCTGCAAATACTCATGCCAAAGAG GTGACTAAGAGGGTTGACAACAATGAGGGTAGATGGAAGCACTGGAACTGGAGATCATCAGGAGATCTGCTTCTAAATGGGGCATATTTCACAGCATCGGGATCAGAAGCCGGTGCTAGCTACGCCAGAGCCTCAAGCTTGGCAGCGAAGCCATCCAATCTCGTTGCCACCCTAACTTCTGGTGCTGGTGTTCTCAATTGTCGCCGTGGTCGTCAGTGTTAG